A genomic region of Mus musculus strain C57BL/6J chromosome 7, GRCm38.p6 C57BL/6J contains the following coding sequences:
- the Gm5891 gene encoding serine/threonine kinase-like has translation MMEQDLKMMEQDLKMMEQDLKACYSIEENFDINYKMLNTLGEGNFSVVKRAFHVPTSTSVAVKILQNTKEYTSPICREARIMKSLSHPNIIKLFHVVQRRETTYLVMEYASEGELLDRIINVVSLEESETRRLFAQIVHAVQYCHDHHIVHRDIKASNILIDCRGNAKLCDFGLAAEVIPGQKLAGFCGTLPYCAPELLQAEKYEGLPVDIWSLGVLLFLMVSGNLPFQGRSFVDLKQEIISANFSIPSHVSIDISNVIIELLMINPSRRPTIHQIMRHPMIRGSEACLPPTSTQTFPGTPSHSIVRTMTVIT, from the coding sequence ATGATGGAGCAGGATCTGAAGATGATGGAGCAGGATCTGAAGATGATGGAGCAGGATCTGAAGGCCTGCTACTCAATTGAAGAGAACTTCGACATTAACTATAAGATGCTGAACACACTGGGTGAAGGAAACTTTTCAGTGGTGAAACGGGCCTTCCATGTCCCCACAAGTACCTCTGTGGCTGTAAAAATTCTCCAAAACACCAAGGAGTACACCTCACCCATCTGCAGGGAAGCCAGGATTATGAAATCACTTAGCCATCCTAACATTATCAAGCTGTTTCATGTGGTCCAGAGAAGAGAGACTACCTACCTGGTGATGGAGTATGCCTCAGAGGGAGAGCTACTAGATCGCATCATCAACGTGGTGTCTTTAGAGGAGAGCGAGACTCGAAGGCTGTTTGCCCAGATAGTACATGCAGTGCAGTACTGCCATGACCATCACATTGTCCATAGAGACATAAAGGCCAGCAACATTTTGATCGACTGCAGGGGAAATGCCAAGCTGTGTGATTTTGGCTTGGCTGCTGAAGTGATTCCTGGACAAAAGCTGGCAGGTTTCTGTGGCACACTGCCCTACTGTGCCCCGGAACTCTTGCAAGCAGAGAAATATGAGGGCCTCCCTGTAGATATCTGGAGTTTAGGGGTCCTCCTGTTCCTCATGGTATCTGGGAACTTGCCTTTCCAAGGCAGGTCTTTTGTGGACTTGAAGCAGGAGATCATCTCTGCAAACTTCAGCATCCCTTCCCATGTTTCCATTGACATTTCCAATGTCATCATTGAACTGCTGATGATCAATCCCAGCAGGAGGCCCACCATCCACCAAATCATGAGGCACCCCATGATCAGGGGCAGTGAGGCATGTTTACCACCTACTTCCACACAGACTTTCCCAGGCACCCCAAGCCACAGCATTGTCAGGACCATGACAGTCATCACATAG